Proteins encoded in a region of the Chloroflexota bacterium genome:
- a CDS encoding thiamine biosynthesis protein ThiS has protein sequence MPTIVMRIPKRREIPLEGRRQVSEALRELGIVPETVLVIKGNRLLTRDAWIDGDDVVEVRPVMSGGA, from the coding sequence GTGCCGACCATCGTGATGCGGATACCGAAGCGGCGCGAGATCCCGCTGGAGGGCCGCCGCCAGGTCAGCGAGGCGCTCCGCGAGCTCGGCATCGTGCCGGAGACGGTGCTGGTCATCAAGGGCAACCGGCTGCTGACCCGCGATGCCTGGATCGACGGCGACGACGTGGTCGAGGTGCGGCCCGTCATGTCAGGGGGGGCCTAG
- a CDS encoding adenine nucleotide alpha hydrolase family protein, whose protein sequence is MRCTRCRDEAWVEVRRHNASYCGECFVRFFHDQVEKAIKHDRMFSKDEKILVAVSGGKDSLALWDVLLDLGYDADGLYIDLGIGEYSSTSREMCEQFAAPRERTLHVAGLDEQYGVTVPLIASQTRRAPCSGCGLAKRYLFNHEASTRGYGIVATGHNLDDEAATLLGNVLHWQTGYLARQSPVLEAEDAGLVRKVKPLYRLSEHETAAYAVIRGIEYVVEECPNAVGAKSILHKEALNVLEAQSPGTKQAFLFGFLDKGRAAFAADDPHELRPCVECEQPTTTERCAFCRLLAETRGPKRPSGRPRRRVRRGGDTKRPATV, encoded by the coding sequence ATGCGCTGCACACGGTGCCGTGACGAGGCGTGGGTCGAGGTTCGGCGGCACAACGCGTCGTACTGCGGCGAGTGCTTCGTCCGCTTCTTTCACGATCAGGTCGAGAAGGCGATCAAGCACGACCGTATGTTCTCGAAGGACGAGAAGATCCTGGTCGCGGTGAGCGGCGGCAAGGACTCGCTGGCGCTCTGGGACGTGCTGCTGGACCTGGGCTACGACGCCGACGGCCTCTACATCGATCTCGGCATCGGCGAGTATTCGAGCACTTCGCGCGAGATGTGCGAGCAGTTCGCCGCCCCGCGCGAGCGCACGCTGCACGTCGCCGGCCTGGACGAGCAGTACGGCGTGACGGTCCCGCTGATCGCCAGCCAGACGCGCCGCGCGCCCTGCTCGGGCTGCGGCCTCGCCAAGCGCTACCTGTTCAACCACGAGGCGTCGACGCGCGGCTACGGGATCGTGGCGACCGGCCACAACCTGGACGACGAGGCCGCCACCCTGCTCGGCAACGTCCTCCACTGGCAGACCGGCTACCTCGCGCGGCAGTCGCCGGTCCTCGAAGCGGAGGATGCCGGGCTGGTCCGCAAGGTCAAGCCCCTCTACCGCCTCTCGGAACACGAGACGGCCGCCTACGCGGTGATCCGAGGCATCGAGTACGTCGTGGAGGAGTGCCCGAACGCCGTCGGCGCGAAGTCGATCCTCCACAAGGAAGCGCTCAACGTGCTGGAGGCGCAGTCGCCGGGGACCAAGCAGGCGTTTCTGTTCGGCTTCCTCGACAAGGGCCGCGCCGCCTTCGCCGCCGACGACCCCCACGAGCTGCGCCCGTGCGTCGAGTGCGAGCAGCCGACCACCACCGAGCGCTGCGCCTTCTGTCGCCTGCTGGCCGAGACGCGTGGACCGAAGCGCCCGTCGGGCCGCCCGCGCCGGCGGGTCCGTCGTGGCGGCGACACGAAGCGGCCGGCGACCGTGTAG
- the eno gene encoding phosphopyruvate hydratase, whose translation MSTITNVRGRQILDSRGNPTVEVEVTLDSGIVGRAAVPSGASTGAHEAVELRDGDAGAYGGKGVLTAVANVDGAIAEALIGEDVLSQAAIDQTLLALDGTPNKAALGANAILGASLACLRAAADEVGVSLYRYVGGISARTLPVPMMNIMNGGKHAENSSDFQEFMVLPVGAPSFAAALQMGAEVYHALHRVLHKRGLGTTVGDEGGFAPSLPTNRAPLDLIIEAIETAGYKPGDDVALALDVAATELYKDGLYVLEREGASLTAAEMVSLYEGLVSSYPILSIEDGLSEDDWEGWKILTERLGARVQLVGDDLFVTNSKRLQRGIDEDIANSILVKVNQIGTITETLDTVGMALQAGFTAVMSHRSGETEDTTIADLAVGTNVGQIKTGAPARSERVAKYNQLLRIEEELGLAAIYAGRTPYADFE comes from the coding sequence TTGAGCACGATCACCAACGTACGCGGTCGGCAAATCCTCGATTCACGCGGAAACCCGACGGTTGAGGTCGAAGTCACGCTCGACAGTGGGATCGTCGGTCGGGCAGCCGTGCCGTCCGGCGCGTCGACCGGCGCGCACGAAGCCGTCGAGCTACGAGATGGCGATGCCGGCGCCTACGGCGGCAAGGGCGTTCTGACGGCCGTCGCCAACGTGGACGGCGCCATCGCCGAAGCCCTGATCGGCGAGGACGTGCTGAGCCAGGCCGCCATCGACCAGACCCTGCTGGCCCTGGACGGCACCCCCAACAAGGCCGCCCTCGGCGCGAACGCCATCCTCGGCGCCTCGCTGGCCTGCCTGCGGGCCGCTGCCGACGAGGTCGGCGTCTCCCTCTACCGGTACGTCGGCGGGATCTCCGCGCGGACCCTGCCTGTCCCGATGATGAATATCATGAACGGCGGCAAGCACGCCGAGAACAGCTCCGACTTCCAGGAGTTCATGGTCCTGCCGGTCGGCGCGCCCAGCTTCGCCGCCGCCCTCCAGATGGGCGCGGAGGTCTACCACGCCCTGCACCGGGTGCTCCACAAGCGCGGCCTCGGCACCACGGTTGGCGATGAGGGCGGCTTCGCCCCGAGCCTGCCGACCAACCGCGCCCCGCTGGATCTGATCATCGAGGCCATCGAGACGGCCGGCTACAAACCCGGCGACGACGTCGCCCTGGCCCTCGACGTGGCCGCCACCGAGCTGTACAAGGATGGCCTCTATGTCCTCGAGCGCGAAGGCGCAAGCCTCACCGCCGCCGAGATGGTCTCCCTGTACGAAGGCCTCGTCTCCTCCTACCCGATCCTCTCCATCGAGGACGGCCTCTCCGAGGACGACTGGGAAGGCTGGAAGATCCTGACCGAGCGGCTGGGCGCGCGCGTCCAGCTCGTCGGCGACGATCTCTTCGTCACCAACTCCAAGCGGCTCCAGCGCGGCATCGACGAGGACATCGCCAACTCGATCCTGGTCAAGGTCAACCAGATCGGCACCATCACCGAGACCCTGGACACCGTCGGCATGGCCCTCCAGGCCGGCTTCACCGCCGTGATGTCCCACCGCTCCGGCGAGACCGAGGACACGACCATCGCCGATCTGGCCGTTGGCACCAACGTCGGCCAGATCAAGACCGGCGCACCGGCCCGCTCCGAGCGAGTCGCCAAGTACAACCAGCTCCTACGGATCGAGGAGGAGCTGGGCCTCGCGGCGATCTACGCCGGCCGCACCCCCTACGCAGACTTCGAATAG
- the gap gene encoding type I glyceraldehyde-3-phosphate dehydrogenase, whose amino-acid sequence MAKVRVGINGFGRIGRQALKNILRKYGEVIEVVAINDLLDTRTNAHLFKYDSSYGPHAGTVEAQDTSITIDGNEIAITAERDPANIPWKKLGVAVVVESTGFFTDAKKAKAHIDAGAKKVIISAPARNEDITVVLGVNEKKYDPKSHHVISNASCTTNGLAPVAKVLFDNYGISKGLLTTVHAYTNSQRLLDVATSDLRDARAAALNIVPSATGAARAVGLVIPELQGKFGGMAFRVPTPTVSVIDFTAILEKKTDKDAINAAMQEAADGDLKGIMRYTEEPLVSTDLKGDTHSTIFSAMDTLMIGDDFCKVVSWYDNEWGYANRLADITAYVAERLEA is encoded by the coding sequence ATGGCCAAGGTTCGGGTAGGCATCAACGGGTTCGGTCGGATCGGGCGGCAGGCGCTCAAGAATATCCTGCGGAAGTACGGCGAGGTCATCGAGGTCGTCGCGATCAACGATCTGCTCGACACCAGGACGAACGCCCACCTGTTCAAGTACGACAGCAGCTACGGCCCGCACGCCGGCACCGTCGAGGCGCAGGACACCAGCATCACTATCGACGGCAACGAGATCGCCATCACCGCCGAGCGCGACCCGGCCAACATCCCGTGGAAGAAGCTCGGAGTCGCTGTGGTCGTCGAGTCGACCGGCTTCTTCACGGACGCCAAGAAGGCGAAGGCCCACATCGACGCCGGCGCCAAGAAGGTCATCATCTCCGCGCCCGCCCGCAACGAGGACATCACCGTCGTCCTCGGCGTCAACGAGAAGAAGTACGATCCGAAGAGCCACCACGTCATCTCGAACGCCTCCTGCACCACCAACGGCCTCGCGCCGGTCGCCAAGGTGCTGTTCGACAACTACGGCATCAGCAAGGGCCTCCTGACGACGGTCCACGCCTACACCAACTCGCAGCGTCTGCTGGACGTCGCCACCTCCGACCTGCGCGACGCCCGCGCCGCCGCCCTGAACATCGTGCCGTCCGCCACGGGCGCGGCCCGGGCTGTCGGCCTGGTCATTCCGGAGCTGCAGGGCAAGTTCGGCGGCATGGCGTTCCGCGTCCCGACCCCGACCGTCTCGGTGATCGACTTCACGGCGATCCTCGAGAAGAAGACGGACAAGGACGCCATCAACGCCGCGATGCAGGAGGCCGCCGACGGCGACCTCAAGGGCATCATGCGGTACACCGAGGAGCCGCTCGTCTCGACGGACCTCAAGGGCGACACGCACTCGACCATCTTCAGCGCGATGGACACCCTGATGATCGGCGACGACTTCTGCAAGGTCGTCTCCTGGTACGACAACGAGTGGGGCTACGCCAACCGCCTCGCCGACATCACGGCGTACGTGGCGGAGCGCCTGGAGGCCTGA
- a CDS encoding phosphoglycerate kinase — MVKRSIRDLDVSGKTVLVRVDYNVPLDSEGHVADATRIVATLPTIAYLREHGAKLVLMAHFGRPKGQPNPKYSLKPVAAELSKQLGITVPLAPDCVGPEVVAAVKALKPGDVLLLENVRFHAEEEKNEPDFARQLAALGDLYVNDAFGAAHRAHVSTAGIAEYLPSAAGFLMHKELEVLGGILESPRKPFVAIVGGAKVSSKLGVLESMLQRVDKLLIGGGMANTFLKARGLEVGTSLLEADLVATAADLDTRAKERGVELLLPTDVVVTAKVEEGATGEVVDASAVPADRAIVDIGPKSVAAYSAALANAGTVLWNGPMGVFEIPAFAEGTRAIAQVLAASSAVTVIGGGESVAAVEQLGLADKMTHISTGGGASLELLEGKELPGVAALDDA; from the coding sequence ATCGTGAAACGCTCGATCCGCGACCTGGACGTCTCTGGGAAGACCGTCCTGGTCCGGGTCGATTACAACGTGCCCCTCGACAGCGAGGGGCACGTTGCTGATGCGACCCGGATCGTGGCGACGCTCCCGACCATCGCCTACCTCCGCGAGCACGGCGCGAAGCTCGTGCTGATGGCTCACTTCGGCCGGCCGAAAGGTCAGCCAAACCCGAAGTACAGCCTCAAGCCAGTGGCCGCCGAGCTGAGCAAGCAGCTTGGCATCACGGTGCCGCTGGCCCCGGACTGCGTCGGCCCGGAGGTCGTCGCGGCCGTCAAGGCGCTGAAGCCCGGCGATGTCCTCCTGCTGGAGAACGTCCGCTTCCACGCCGAGGAAGAGAAGAACGAGCCGGACTTCGCCCGGCAGCTCGCGGCCCTCGGCGATCTCTACGTCAACGACGCCTTCGGGGCGGCCCACCGCGCGCACGTCTCGACGGCCGGCATCGCGGAGTACCTGCCGTCAGCGGCCGGCTTCCTGATGCACAAGGAGCTGGAAGTCCTCGGCGGCATCCTGGAAAGCCCCAGGAAGCCGTTCGTGGCCATCGTCGGCGGCGCGAAGGTCTCCAGCAAGCTCGGCGTGCTGGAGAGCATGCTCCAGCGGGTGGACAAGCTGCTGATCGGCGGCGGCATGGCGAACACGTTCCTCAAGGCCCGTGGCCTGGAGGTCGGCACGTCGCTGCTGGAGGCCGACCTCGTCGCCACGGCCGCGGACCTTGACACGCGGGCCAAGGAGCGCGGCGTCGAGCTGCTGCTGCCGACCGATGTCGTGGTGACGGCGAAGGTCGAAGAGGGTGCGACGGGCGAGGTGGTGGATGCATCCGCCGTCCCGGCAGACCGCGCCATCGTGGACATCGGCCCGAAGTCAGTGGCGGCCTACAGCGCGGCGCTCGCAAACGCCGGCACGGTCCTCTGGAACGGCCCGATGGGCGTCTTCGAGATCCCGGCCTTCGCCGAGGGCACCAGGGCCATCGCCCAGGTGCTGGCCGCGTCGTCTGCCGTCACGGTGATCGGCGGCGGCGAGTCGGTGGCGGCCGTCGAGCAGCTTGGCCTCGCCGACAAGATGACGCACATCTCAACCGGCGGCGGCGCGTCGTTGGAGCTGCTGGAAGGCAAGGAGCTGCCCGGGGTCGCGGCCCTGGACGACGCCTAG
- a CDS encoding triose-phosphate isomerase — protein sequence MPGSRRPIVAGNWKMNTTIGEGLALVDALLPLIGEVGAVDRVVCPPFVSLYPISERLRGTGLQVGAQNASNEPKGAFTGEISLAMLSGLVQYVIIGHSERRSIFGETDETVAKKIKAVQAGGLLPILCVGETLAERHWGATESVLRRQVHVALDGLPSIEGLVVAYEPVWAIGTGRAATVADANEGCRFIRAEVEALFGTDVAAATRIQYGGSVTPDNAAELLAQPDIDGALVGGASLVAASFAGIVKAAAGA from the coding sequence ATGCCTGGCTCGCGCCGCCCGATAGTGGCTGGCAACTGGAAGATGAACACCACCATCGGCGAGGGGCTGGCGCTCGTCGATGCCCTGCTCCCGCTGATCGGCGAGGTCGGCGCGGTGGACCGGGTGGTTTGCCCGCCGTTCGTGTCCCTGTACCCGATCTCGGAGCGGCTGCGCGGCACCGGCCTCCAGGTCGGCGCACAGAACGCCTCCAACGAGCCGAAGGGCGCGTTCACCGGCGAGATCAGCCTCGCGATGTTGAGCGGGCTGGTGCAGTACGTCATCATCGGGCACTCGGAGCGCCGCAGCATCTTCGGGGAGACGGATGAGACCGTCGCCAAGAAGATCAAGGCCGTCCAGGCCGGTGGGCTGCTGCCGATCCTCTGCGTCGGCGAGACCCTGGCCGAGCGCCACTGGGGCGCGACGGAGTCGGTGCTGCGGCGGCAGGTCCACGTCGCGCTCGACGGGCTGCCGAGCATCGAAGGGCTGGTGGTCGCCTACGAGCCGGTCTGGGCCATCGGCACCGGCCGCGCGGCGACGGTCGCCGACGCCAACGAGGGGTGCCGCTTCATCCGCGCCGAGGTCGAAGCGCTCTTCGGCACGGACGTCGCCGCCGCAACCCGCATCCAGTACGGCGGCAGCGTCACGCCGGACAACGCGGCCGAGCTGCTGGCCCAGCCCGACATCGACGGCGCGCTGGTCGGCGGCGCAAGCCTGGTAGCAGCCTCGTTCGCAGGCATCGTCAAGGCGGCAGCCGGGGCCTGA
- a CDS encoding uracil-DNA glycosylase has protein sequence MEGRTRAIGEGNGPLDARILFVAEAPGRLGADRTGVPLTGDQTGRTFGRLLAAAGIERSRVFVTNAVLCNPRRPDGRNDRPTAAEVRACSAHLRGTIDLLGPAWVVSLGRAALEALRLIEAHDRVLARDVSVPVDWYGRQLVPLYHPGPRALARRPFEQQAADYRALAALLGGA, from the coding sequence ATGGAGGGCCGCACCAGGGCCATCGGCGAGGGGAACGGGCCGCTGGATGCCCGCATCCTGTTCGTGGCCGAAGCGCCCGGCCGGCTCGGGGCGGACCGCACGGGCGTGCCGCTGACCGGCGACCAGACCGGTCGGACCTTCGGGCGGCTGCTGGCAGCGGCCGGCATCGAGCGGAGCCGCGTCTTCGTGACGAACGCGGTGCTGTGCAATCCGCGCCGGCCGGATGGCCGCAACGACCGCCCGACAGCCGCCGAAGTGCGTGCCTGCTCAGCGCATCTACGCGGGACCATCGACCTGCTCGGCCCGGCCTGGGTCGTGAGTCTGGGGCGGGCGGCGCTGGAGGCACTCAGGCTGATCGAGGCGCACGATCGCGTGCTGGCGCGGGATGTGAGCGTCCCGGTTGACTGGTACGGGCGACAACTCGTGCCGCTCTACCATCCTGGTCCGCGCGCGCTGGCGCGCCGGCCCTTCGAGCAGCAGGCGGCGGACTACCGGGCGCTGGCGGCGCTGCTCGGGGGAGCTTGA
- a CDS encoding methylcrotonoyl-CoA carboxylase, translated as MTVLRSSFDPAAEASRQNEAHNRALTAELRERLRTVQAGGGVAAVARHRARGKLLARERIARLCDPGTPFLELGALAAWDQYGGEAPSAGIVTGIGTVSGREVMLVANDATVKGGTYYPLTVKKHLRAQEVAAQNRLPCLYLVDSGGAFLPLQAEVFPDRDHFGRIFYNQAQMSAQGIAQIAVVMGSCTAGGAYVPAMSDESIIVQGTGTIFLGGPPLVKAATGEDVSAEDLGGADVHTRLSGVADHFAEDDEQALGIARRLVGNLTAQKSEPWEVQPARPPLADPDDLYGLIPRDARQQLEVREVIARLVDGSEFDEHKARYGTTLVCGFARIMGFPVGIVANNGILFSESALKATHFIELCCARRTPLIFLQNITGFMVGREYEQRGIARDGAKMVMAVANAAVPKFTVVIGGSFGAGNYAMCGRAYGPRQLWLWPNSRTSVMGGEQAANVLLTVRLEQLRQRGGDLSPEERAAFVAPIVERYEEEGSPYYSTARLWDDGIIDPLDTRAVLAQGISAALNAPISLTTFGVLRI; from the coding sequence ATGACCGTCCTCCGTTCGTCGTTCGATCCGGCCGCCGAGGCGAGCCGCCAGAACGAGGCCCACAATCGGGCGCTGACGGCCGAGCTGCGGGAGCGGCTGCGGACCGTGCAGGCCGGCGGCGGCGTGGCGGCGGTGGCGCGCCACCGGGCGCGCGGCAAGCTGCTGGCCCGCGAGCGCATCGCTCGGCTCTGCGATCCGGGCACGCCGTTTCTGGAGCTTGGCGCACTGGCGGCCTGGGACCAGTACGGCGGTGAAGCGCCCTCGGCCGGCATCGTGACGGGCATCGGGACGGTCAGCGGGCGCGAGGTGATGCTGGTCGCGAACGACGCGACGGTCAAGGGTGGCACGTACTACCCGCTGACGGTGAAGAAGCACCTGCGGGCGCAGGAGGTCGCGGCGCAGAATCGGCTGCCGTGCCTGTACCTGGTGGACTCGGGCGGGGCGTTTCTGCCGCTCCAGGCCGAGGTCTTCCCGGACCGCGACCACTTCGGCCGGATCTTCTACAACCAGGCGCAGATGTCGGCACAGGGCATCGCGCAGATCGCCGTGGTGATGGGCTCCTGCACGGCCGGTGGGGCGTATGTGCCGGCCATGAGCGACGAGTCGATCATCGTGCAGGGGACGGGCACGATCTTCCTGGGCGGGCCGCCCCTGGTGAAGGCCGCCACCGGCGAGGATGTGAGCGCCGAGGATCTCGGCGGTGCGGACGTACACACGCGGCTCTCGGGCGTGGCCGACCACTTCGCCGAGGACGACGAGCAGGCGCTGGGCATCGCGCGGCGGCTGGTGGGCAACCTGACGGCGCAGAAGTCCGAGCCATGGGAGGTGCAGCCAGCGCGCCCGCCGCTGGCCGACCCTGACGACCTGTACGGGCTGATCCCCCGCGACGCCCGCCAGCAGCTTGAGGTCCGCGAAGTGATTGCGCGGCTGGTGGATGGCTCGGAGTTCGACGAGCACAAGGCGCGCTACGGCACGACACTGGTGTGCGGCTTCGCGCGGATCATGGGCTTCCCGGTCGGGATCGTCGCGAACAACGGCATCCTGTTCTCGGAGAGCGCGCTCAAGGCGACGCACTTCATCGAGCTGTGCTGCGCGCGTCGGACGCCGCTGATCTTCTTGCAGAACATCACCGGTTTCATGGTGGGCCGCGAGTACGAGCAGCGGGGCATCGCGCGGGATGGCGCGAAGATGGTGATGGCCGTGGCGAACGCCGCCGTGCCGAAGTTTACGGTCGTGATCGGCGGCTCGTTTGGGGCGGGCAACTACGCGATGTGCGGGCGGGCGTACGGCCCCCGGCAACTGTGGCTCTGGCCGAACAGTCGCACGTCGGTGATGGGCGGCGAGCAGGCGGCGAACGTGTTGCTGACGGTGCGATTAGAGCAGTTGCGGCAGCGGGGCGGCGACCTGTCGCCAGAGGAGCGCGCGGCGTTCGTTGCGCCGATCGTGGAGCGCTACGAGGAGGAGGGCAGCCCATACTACAGCACGGCCCGCCTCTGGGATGATGGGATCATCGATCCGCTGGACACGCGGGCGGTGCTGGCGCAGGGGATCTCGGCGGCGTTGAACGCGCCGATCTCGTTGACGACGTTCGGCGTCCTGCGGATCTGA
- a CDS encoding PDZ domain-containing protein: MPTPTAWRAGWLRVAARGVAVVTIAALVTGCSAASSAQSGNTRASTQDETAAPKPSQSGAATGTVRGAAPTAATNNGLIPTSELANVYQQIVQRYPGPVDPSQIVESAVAAVHEAGAQANALPLDLAPIDLLPAPVGDPARDWSAFARGYDLMVAKHPAWAAQSRPDRAIVRGMLAALQDDAAQLLDPTDLVVTGETRITGVGVIMSKPGPTDPPYVSEVFRNSPAAGAGLRLGDQIVAVDGNPTNNLSVSQVSAMVRGQEGTAVTLSIMRGAPPPTDVRIRRAPVDTPPIDVNVRQDGLAVMRIRSFTEGTPEFVQRLLVTGRNQGIRGWILDLRGNSTGTPETMALVALNFLENRPVAYAVDRNGQRIALQAPGRSAAGRVPFAVVVDRGTSSWAEVFTASVKEYRAGPVVGAKTAGTVGLVTQQLSDGSAFQMTVARMQTPNGTPIDKQGVVPDVEAVAQVADLQQGDDPPVRRAAELLAARPVQVMR; this comes from the coding sequence GTGCCCACACCCACCGCGTGGCGTGCAGGCTGGCTCCGTGTGGCCGCACGTGGCGTGGCCGTGGTCACCATCGCTGCGCTGGTCACCGGCTGCTCGGCCGCGAGCAGCGCCCAGTCCGGCAACACGCGTGCCAGCACCCAGGACGAGACCGCCGCCCCCAAACCCTCCCAGAGCGGCGCGGCCACGGGTACGGTGCGCGGCGCGGCGCCGACGGCCGCCACCAACAACGGGCTGATCCCCACGTCCGAGCTGGCGAACGTCTACCAGCAGATCGTCCAGCGGTACCCCGGCCCGGTCGATCCGTCCCAGATCGTCGAAAGCGCGGTGGCCGCTGTCCACGAAGCGGGCGCCCAGGCCAACGCCCTGCCGCTCGATCTCGCCCCCATCGACCTCCTGCCCGCCCCGGTCGGCGATCCCGCCCGTGACTGGTCGGCGTTCGCGCGCGGCTACGATCTGATGGTTGCCAAGCACCCGGCCTGGGCCGCGCAGAGCCGGCCAGACCGCGCCATCGTTCGGGGGATGCTGGCGGCGCTGCAGGACGACGCGGCCCAGTTGCTGGATCCAACGGACCTCGTCGTCACCGGCGAGACGCGGATCACTGGCGTCGGCGTCATTATGTCGAAGCCCGGCCCGACGGACCCGCCCTACGTCTCCGAAGTGTTTCGGAACAGCCCGGCCGCCGGCGCTGGCCTCCGTCTGGGCGACCAGATCGTCGCCGTGGACGGCAACCCCACCAACAACCTGAGCGTCTCACAGGTCTCGGCGATGGTGCGCGGCCAGGAAGGCACCGCCGTCACGCTCTCGATCATGCGGGGCGCCCCGCCGCCAACCGACGTTCGCATCCGTCGCGCCCCCGTAGACACCCCGCCCATCGACGTCAACGTGCGCCAGGATGGCCTCGCCGTGATGCGCATCCGCAGCTTCACCGAGGGCACACCGGAGTTCGTGCAGCGGCTGCTGGTGACGGGCCGCAATCAGGGCATCCGTGGCTGGATCCTCGACCTGCGCGGCAACTCGACGGGCACGCCCGAGACGATGGCGCTGGTGGCCCTCAACTTCCTGGAGAACCGCCCGGTGGCGTACGCGGTGGACCGCAACGGTCAGCGCATCGCCCTGCAAGCGCCGGGGCGGTCTGCCGCCGGCCGGGTGCCGTTCGCCGTGGTGGTGGACCGTGGCACGTCGTCGTGGGCCGAGGTCTTCACTGCCTCGGTCAAGGAGTACCGGGCTGGCCCCGTGGTCGGCGCGAAGACCGCCGGCACCGTCGGGCTGGTGACGCAGCAGCTCTCAGACGGCTCGGCGTTCCAGATGACCGTCGCGCGGATGCAGACCCCGAACGGCACGCCCATCGACAAGCAGGGCGTGGTGCCAGATGTGGAGGCCGTCGCCCAGGTGGCGGACCTTCAACAGGGCGACGATCCGCCGGTCCGGCGGGCCGCCGAGCTGTTGGCGGCCAGGCCGGTCCAGGTGATGCGTTAG
- a CDS encoding PIG-L family deacetylase, which yields MANPLTLMAVHAHPDDESIGTGGVLAQAAADGFRTVLVTCTGGEVGEIAPETGVEPELLAEVRRRELERACEILGVRHLEMLGYRDSGMMGALDNHHPEAFHQANLNDAIARLVTLVRTYQPDIIVTYDENGFYGHPDHINAHRVAVGAFHRAGDPLLDDGHPPHTTAKLYYTAIGQSQFVEFGRRLHELGIDGPGGRSDGDAEAAADPQADAAPAAAAATEEAAPTPPPWGIPDQLITTVVDVSAHVSKKREALWAHATQMGPEVFFARLPDQAFDSMFGREQFRLVQSRVPVSLPETDLFAGLR from the coding sequence ATGGCCAATCCACTCACCTTGATGGCGGTACACGCCCACCCGGACGACGAATCCATCGGCACGGGCGGTGTGCTGGCGCAGGCGGCCGCCGATGGGTTCCGCACGGTGCTGGTGACCTGTACCGGCGGCGAGGTCGGCGAGATTGCCCCGGAGACCGGCGTCGAGCCGGAGCTGTTGGCCGAGGTGCGGCGGCGCGAGCTTGAGCGGGCCTGCGAGATTCTCGGTGTTCGTCACCTGGAGATGCTGGGCTACCGCGACTCGGGCATGATGGGCGCCCTGGACAACCACCACCCGGAGGCGTTCCACCAGGCGAACCTGAACGATGCCATCGCGCGGCTGGTGACGCTGGTCCGCACGTACCAGCCGGACATCATCGTCACCTACGACGAGAACGGCTTCTACGGACACCCGGACCACATCAACGCGCACCGGGTGGCGGTCGGGGCGTTCCACCGTGCCGGCGATCCGCTGCTGGACGACGGTCACCCGCCCCACACGACGGCGAAGCTGTACTACACGGCGATCGGGCAGTCGCAGTTCGTGGAGTTCGGGCGGCGGCTGCACGAGCTTGGGATCGACGGCCCTGGCGGACGTTCGGACGGCGACGCCGAGGCAGCCGCCGATCCGCAGGCGGACGCTGCACCGGCGGCTGCTGCTGCGACAGAGGAAGCCGCGCCGACGCCCCCGCCCTGGGGCATCCCGGACCAGCTCATCACCACGGTGGTGGATGTCTCGGCGCACGTCTCGAAGAAGCGCGAGGCGCTCTGGGCCCATGCGACCCAGATGGGGCCGGAGGTCTTCTTCGCGCGGCTGCCGGATCAGGCGTTCGACAGCATGTTCGGGCGGGAGCAGTTCCGGCTGGTGCAGTCGCGGGTGCCGGTGTCGCTGCCGGAGACGGACCTGTTCGCGGGGCTGCGGTAG